In Gossypium hirsutum isolate 1008001.06 chromosome A10, Gossypium_hirsutum_v2.1, whole genome shotgun sequence, the DNA window CCATATCCTCACCTTTCACTCCTTCTCTCCAGCCTGTTGCTCGTAAATCCTTCCTATCTTTTCCATCTTactctaaatatttttatttcacatttcagtttTTACAATTAAGTTCCCGGGTTGCTTTCAATTTTGCTCCTTTCTAAATGTTTCTTTTTCAATTATGTAAAATTTCATTATGGTATTGAAAAGAAACAATGTTGTAATGCAAGTGGGTGATTTTAGAAGACTTTTAGtgaaaaattcaaataatatatcTGGGTTTGTATACTTGAATgcaaattttaaatgaaaatgtcaaattcctctgtttaagttgcattttggaaaatatttagaAGACATAAATGCCAAGCTAGAATCCTTGAATTGTCTGcatttgaatatatgtgtatatattctCATTTTATTGGCAACCTCCTTGCGTTACATAGCATGCTAATTCTAAGCTTGAACTAGATAAATTAGAGTTTATGAAAGTGAAATGAAACGTGATGTCTAGTTCTGTTGGTATGAGTGATGAGTTATGTTAGCCAGACTCTTCATTTTCTCTAAAGCGCCTCTGTCCTACACCTGTATGTGAAGCGTATTTGGACATGAGTAAAGGACATAAGTTGAATATACTCGAACATATATTTGTATATGGCAATCTTCATTAGGCCTAGATAGcactagtgattaggatgtcactATTTTGAAAGAATGGAACGAACATTTGTTGATTTAAATTAGAGCCAATGAATAGTTAACAGTTATTCATATGTTGATTGATCATTTTCAGGCAGAGTATGCCCTTTCACTGGAAAGAAGGCAAACAAAGCTAACAAAGTATCCTTCTCGAACCACAAGACAAAGAAATTGCAGTTTGTCAATCTCCAATACAAGAAGGTTTGGTGGGAAGCTGGTAAACGCTATGTAAAACTGCGCTTGTCGACCAAGGCGTTGAAGACCATAGAGAAGAACGGACTGGATGCTGTTGCTAAGAAAGCTGGAATTGATCTTTGCAAGGAATGATAAGGTAacctaatttttaaattcaggTTGTAGTTCGAAAACTATTTTCGAAGAAAACAAAATCCTCGTTAAGCCTTTCGCTAATTCCAAGTCTTTTTCCCtttattttgatttcttcttCTTTAATGCAACTCCTTTTGGTTTAAATGAGAATATCATGATTCTGATTATTGCTCTTTAGTTGTTGGAGGATGAGGCATAAATTACAGATGTAGGCATACCTAAGATTAGAAGGTTTGCTTGGTTAAAGATCGAGATTTAAGATAACTGCATGTAACCACAATTTTTTAGTGGTGCCGAACTCTACCACCCTCACCACCTCCTTAACAAATCCGATGATCCTAAGTTGAGTTTGCCTCTAGTGATTGAACCTGAAAAAAACAAAGCATGGAGAAGAGAAGTTAGATAAGAGTGGAAGGAAACCGAGTAAGAAGAGAGGCATGACCGTAAAGAAACAGGATAAAAAGATTGTAAACCGCTCAATCTCGGGTAGGGGTTGTAGAAATCCGAGAAGAATGATTGAGGAAGATGTGAAAGCTAACTAGGAATTAGGGAAGTTGTTAGGAATTTGGCATCCTCATTGTTTTTCATATTACTCACCATATTTCTAACAATCACATTAACTATCAACACATTTAATCGGTAAATGATTAACTCTTATTATCAAATATGATACCCCACATGCTTGTTGGAtagaatattttgatttgattaaagatagtTTTGATTGATTTTTCTCTAGAATTACGCTTGTTTTCATCAAATAATAGTAACATGCATGCTGTCCGCCATTATATCAAGCTAAGAACATGTTTATACAAAATAACGACAAAGAGAATTGATTTGTTTGAATTGTGCATATGTAAtatgtttataataaaacaaaaacttgTTGCTTGAAAACAAGAGAATTGATTTGATTGTAAatgttggatttgaattttggacgtttgttgtatttaatcttgttaaaaagagaagaagacttgttcatgaaaaaaatatggtttatggaataattttatatttatacttaaaatGAAGATTATAGTAAGACTTATGGCTCAAAACCACTGTATTTTTGTATGAAAGTTGGTCAATCTTGGAAACTTCCTGGAATTAATTGTTTCagaatgaaagaagaaaaaaactgcATCATCTGATTACTAAATCAAATACTTTACAACAACCACATAATCAAACCGTAATTTAGAATCCAAGTATATATTAGAGAATATCAACATCAAATTTTGCAAACAAAATCCATGAGCAATGGGAAAATTCCCAAGtttttctgacagttaaaaagaGATCAGTGTACGGCACTTACCAAGCTGCCTAGATTGCCTTTCATGTTGGTTTTATTGTCTATGTTCAAGGTTTATGTCTCGTtgctaatttttttcaataatattgtCTTCAAGAGTGCAATATACATATTAAAATGTTTGACTGAATTTAGGGTAATCCTTTCTAACTTTACTTTTTGACCAAACTTGTTAAAAATATGTCAGTGTTTGATTTTTGAAAGTCATATCCAAAAAATAAAGAACGGCGGCAGCATAGTTTATACCTTCAACCACTAATCGGTAATAAATCATGTAGAAAAAGGTTGTTCCTAGGAGAAGTTAATTGTTCCAACAATATCTATATCAAGGATGCTAGGAGTAGAGAGAGTGGCACGAAACAGTGGTTGCAAATGCAAGGTTCAGCTGGCAAACCGAACTTGGCTTCGCAACGTTTATAAAGAGAGGACAGCAGCCGTCTGTCCAAAAAGACAAGATCGGGAACAACATTAACGCCACGCCACGCCACGCCAATATTCTATTAAAATGACAcacacattatatatatatatatataaataataataggatCACATTTTTGTATTAAAAGTCGgatcatatttttttttacttaaaaaagagtaaattgatctCTATAAGTTAGTTCAAATAGCAAATTGGTACTGTCAATTCATATTGTTAAGTGATGATGTGACTGATGGAGCAATTAGACATCGATACATGGTGCGTTATATGTATTTCATGTTGATACGGTATTTTGTCACACtagtaaatatttaaaagtttaaaaatattaaaagtaaataaaatctttcaaaaattattttaaaacaaagttcatgttgaaCCTAAAAAAATGGTTGTCTAAGTTCATATTGATTCgtgatttttaataataaaaattataaaaattgctaaaattattaaaagcaaTATCTAGAATGAAATTAGGTAAACGATTGTCCAAATTCAAATGAGATTTAGATAATCATTTGTTCAAGTtcattctaaaataatttcttaaataattataaaaatatatatgcaaaattatttagaattattaagaattatacaaagatattaaaaattattaatttttaaaaattaataataaaaaaattattaggagAGGTTgctattgtatatatatatgtatgtatatatatttgaattataaaaaaaattactaagaattataagaaattaataatatacgACTCATCAATTTGATTAGTTAAAAATAACAACTCGATTAATAAGGTACATATGTGTgtcaatatatatgtatatttgaattctttaaacatgatatatatatattaatattttttataatttctcatAATTCttagtattttttaaataaaatttttaaattatttgaaaaaccaTGTCCAAGTTCATcctaaatgagtttttttttaataattataaaaatatttaaattttaagaatttttaaaggTTGACACGTCAACATGAGATACACATGATAGATTATATATTACTATTTCGTTGCTCCGTTAACCTTATCAATacttaatagtaaaaatatataaaatttttaatataaaaataagttaaCTCTTTAATTTAAGAAAGATCAATTAATTTAtctgtttttaaataaaaatgataaaatgtaATTGGATTTTTTATGGGTACAGGAGCTCTAGGTACTTTTACCAACCAATAACATATTTATAGTTTTTCCTTTTAGCACTTGAAGTGAAGTTGGTGTCctaaatttaatagaaatattagaATATTCCACCCACTATTTCCgggttttaaaattattataaacaaaatttttttaattatgttaataatttttatttaaatattaaaattacattaaaataattttattaaattatataaaatttcaaataaattgacATACAATAACTATAAACTCTTTAAATAACATTGTTTctgaagtttaaatttgtattctCTTCTTGAGAATATAATATACTTTATCACTTCACCACCACTTGATATATATTatggtaaaattaaaaatattataaaacaaaacaaattatatGAGAgcgaaaatataaatttataatttgtcCTAACCTTTTTAAATAATGTGAATTAAtccataataaataatttaaataataatttgtcagtgtttatataaactattaaaaattaaaaaataattaaagaaaatgagTGTAAATTTTGACTCAATGACTTACAAACAAACCTTTAAATATATCATTAAAAATGTGGATTTTAAATAAttgtattttctaaatttttttcttaaccaGTCGAATACGAATCTTAAATCGGCCAACATTTAAAATATGGatcgaatttttttaaatacacaaaattaatttaatatgaatattaaggttgTCAAAGTTCTCAAATCATGAGTTCAAGTCTCAATTTATATAAATTGTGTGAGTtgtttttagatttaattttaatttaagtttcaTTATATGTAGTCCTATTCCATTGTGAGTTGTATGtaatattaatttagttcaagatataACTATCGGATCCATTGTTTGTAATTATATTTACATTTGTATTtgtaatttcttaaaaaatattataaaaatattaaatgaacaCTCTATagaaatttatataaaacaatttattaactcataaaaaaaattgttaaagtttattatataatatactctaaataaaaaaagaaaagaaaaacgaaatattttatttattttaattttccccTCCCTTCCTTCTGTTTTTTCTTTCATACCCATTTTCTCTCCTTTTCTTTCTCCCACCATCAACCACCCCCAGGCTAGCTGTCACAATTTCAGGGTCTAATATCTACAGTAGccaatgtatttattttttatatatgttatacagAGATTTTAGGTATTAAGAAATAAATACTATTGGGCTGGAGAGCTTAATAACTGGGCTGAAATTCTGAGTTTTTTTGAACACTAAATTTTAACTTGAGAATGATAAGTAAGTCTTAAAGTGATGCATTTGGCTTTAACCCTATTGATGTCAATCAAAACCAATTAATTTTAAGATGTAAGAATGGTATATTCTTCAATTATTCTAAGAGCCTTTCCAACAAATTTTAATGTtagtattttatgtattattacttTTATAAAGAGCTTTTCTTTCTATACACTCCAATCCCAATGACTTCTGTAATTAATCTATCAataacaaatttgaaaaaaaaaaaaaaaacttagctaCCTTTGAGATATTCGAAAGGAAGCTTAGTGGGTGTGCTTTATATATATCAATCGGTGCTAACCAAACCATTTTCAGAAGATCAGAGTGGTCAGTTTCAGTAACAAAGTTGCATAATCCAATTGTCTTGCAGAAATAAAGTTTGTCATATTGGGCTGCTGAAATTCACACTTGATCATCACTTTGTTTTCTTCTTATGATGTAGTACACTATCATTAAAGCTGAAAGTGAAGGATAAGAAACCAAGAaagaaacacatataattaaatttagcTTTGGCTCTTCGTATTTGCATTGGGACActtgaaaaattttcaatatgATCTCATTGTAATATACTAGTGCTCAACACTGTGATTTAGGCCAACGTCTCACACTTTAATCATGGTGCATTCCAATAATATATGTGTGTGCAGAATGTATGGTTTAGACTTTAGAGCATTCAAAGATATTAGTTATCTGGTATAACTTGGTGAGCTTTGAGAGGTTATATTAAAACCTAATATGCAGTGAGAGATGGTCATGGATGATTGACAGTGTCACCACTAGATAGTTAAAAGCGTAAAATAAGGACTGTATACAGTGTTATTTAGATTCTGATACTTAGTGCTAAAGTGTTTAGCTATGGGGTCTTAGGCATATAGAATTATTCGATCAACAAGTTGAATATTCCCACGCATTGGGCTTCAATTTGGTTGGTAGATGAGTGCGTGATGTCAGGATTGGAAGAAGTAGTAGCAACTTGTTGCCAGATATTCATCAATTTAACCTAAAGTACGAGTTGAATAGTTTGAGGTGTGTTTCTCATAATTTAATAAGCTCTCTTTTATAAAAGAGgaataagaatttaaaaataaattgtaatagaAAAATACTCAATAAACTCAAAAGAAGTATAAGAGTGAGGAGAATGATAGATTTTTGAAGTGTATagaaagtgaaaatgagtaaagaTATATATAGGAGTTTTATTGGTAAAAAATAACAAAGGTAAGTGAATTGAATTaactaaaaatagtttaaaaatgatTCAATGAATCTGCATTTAACTAAAAATAGCTTCAACTAGTTAAGTTCTTTTTAGCTTggctaaatataaatattataagttAAGAAAATCACTTGTTTTGGGCTCTCAAAATTTCagtaaaaataattctaaaaataaaagggttCAAATGTACATTACATTAGCCATCTGAGATCAATGTACGAGTGCACCCTCTCAACTTGGATCTTACTAGCCCAGTAAAGTATAATGACTTATAAACAAAATTGCtaaagttttttttaagggaatGTAAGGTTTGGTTTTTTTAAAGTATCTCAATTTTTTCAACAACATTATCTTGTTAAGTTGTACTAAGGATAGGTTTGGATAGGCGATTTATTTAcctacggttagtgtaaaaacaacgatggcagtgagattagatactgtagtgataTTGTAACGTGAgataaaaaataagctaaacgtacctcaccgcccatccaaacccaccctaaa includes these proteins:
- the LOC107896702 gene encoding 50S ribosomal protein L28, chloroplastic, whose product is MATLATLGTTSLLRFQKADPLTASPSPHLLGSLSSQLSGIKLSCNLPDVAPLKSISSPFTPSLQPVARRVCPFTGKKANKANKVSFSNHKTKKLQFVNLQYKKVWWEAGKRYVKLRLSTKALKTIEKNGLDAVAKKAGIDLCKE